In Tenacibaculum sp. 190524A02b, the genomic stretch GAGTATTGAATCCTATTAAATTAGTGATTACAAATTACCCTGAAAATACTGACGAGGTATTAATTGCAGAAAATAACCCTGAAGACGAAAATTCTGGAAGTAGGGAAGTACCTTTTTCTAGAGAATTATATATAGAAAGAGAAGATTTTAAAGAAGAAGCGAATAAAAAGTATTTTCGTTTAACTATTGGTAAGGAGGTACGTTTAAAAAACGCCTATATTATAAAAGGAGAAGGTTGTATTAAAGATGGTGAGGGTAATATTACTGAGATTCATTGTACGTATGATCCGTTGAGTAAATCTGGAAGTGGTACTGAAGAAAGTAAACGAAAAGTGAAAGGAACTTTACATTGGGTTTCTATAAAACACGCAGTTGAAGCTGAGGTAAGAGTTTATGATCGATTGTTTTCTGACGAAGCTCCAGGAAGTCATAAAGACAAAGATTTTATGGAGTTTTTAAACCCAGACTCATTAAATGTAATTAACGCTTTTGTTGAACCTAGTTTACAAGAAGCTAGTATTGGAGATCGATTCCAATTTCAACGATTAGGGTATTTTAATGTTGATGATGATACCAATGATGGAAAATTAGTGTTCAATAAAACAGTTGGCCTGCGTGATACTTGGGCTAAAAAGAATAAATAATTTAAAATAAAACACCCTGATGAAACATCAGGGTGTTTTTATCTATTGAACTACAATAAGAAATAATTCTTTACTTAGCTTTTACTTTAAAAGATCCATTAGTAATATTCATATAATTTATTACTCTAGTATCTATGGGACAAGATTGTATTCTTCCAGAAAAAACTCCTGCAAAATTTGCCCCATCATTTTCAGAAGTTACAAAAGTGATTTTTCCATCTTTAGAGCAGTTTATATGAGTTATGATAGGACTATAACGATAATCTACTCCTTTTTCATGATACTCTATTTCTGCTAAAGAGCCAGAGCCAACATCGTTTTTACGTAAAATTATAGTTATAATTTTGTCGGTAGAGTTGTCAATAGTTCCCGTTAGCTTAGGGATATTTTCACCATAAGCATGATAGGTGTACGTACCGACTACTACTTTGTTGAAGATTAATTCTTCTCCATTAACAGTCATTTTAATTTCATTAACAGAAAGTTGTTCTTCAGGATTGTCATCATTGCCTGAACAAGAAAAAAAGAATAAAGAGGTTAGTACTAAAAATGTTTGGATGAATAGTTTTTTCATAGTTTAAAAGTTTAACAATTATGTTGCTAATGTAAGGGTTTTAACCTTTTTAAAAGCTCTTTTTATGTTAATTTTAAAGCCGATTTTGAACTTTCATTTACTTATAAAATAGTCTGTTTGTAGAAAATTTTTCTAAGATTCTGTAACTATTTTCTTAATATAAAGTTCCAGTAGTAAAAACTCTCGTTTTCTAGCAAAATTCTTTTTCTTTATAAACTTAAAGTTTTTGATTTCGCCCAAACCTTGTTGTTCTATGAAGTTCAGAAAACTGAGTAATGAATTAAAATTACCTCTAATGACGAATGGGTATAATAAAACGTTAGCTCCATTTTCTTTTACAGAAATGGGATTGTTGAACTCAACAATATCAATAGAGTTTTTACTTTTATATTCATTTATTTTTTTTAAAAGTATTTGCTGAAATGAATTAGTAACAGAAATGTTTTCTTGAGCTAAAATAGCATCTAAATCGATTGACTCTTTTTTTAGGGTTACTAATTGTGTAGAAATATTTTCAATACCGTCTTTCTCTTTCTGTAGAGCTTTTAGCTTATGTTTATAATCAATCGTTTTAGAAATACTTAACGAATATGTGATAATGGCAAGTAATACAATACCAATAACTAAGAAGATGTTTTTCTTTTTATAACTCATTTTTTATAGTTATGGTGATGTTAAACTTTGAAAATCTATTTTTTTTATCGTTATCAATAGCTAGCTTAGAAACCTCTTTTACCCAATCAATTTTTTCAATAGCATCTATCCAATTACTAAATTCGTTTTCTTTCTTTAAAACTCCTTTAATATTTATTTGATGCAGTTGGTTGCTTATTTCTTTTCCTTCCTTTATAGTTGCTGTAAATGGCTGAAAATTGAATTCAGTTAGTAAGATAGATGCTGGAACAAAGTTAGATATTTGATCTATATACTTAGCATAACTAGTAGAAGAGTAATTTTGAATTTCTTGTAAAAACTTTTTCTTTTCTAATACAGTTTCTTGAATCGAAGTAAGTTTTTCCTTGTTATCTCTATATAAATCTAACTGATCACTTAGTTTTTGAACCTTTGAATAGTACGAGTTAAAAGCAATAAAGTTAAAAAGTAATGCTACAAAAAAGGCAATTAAAGCAGCTTTAAATCCTTTTGTGAAAATTGTTTTACTAACAAATTCATCTATTCGTTCTTTACCTTGGTATACTTGTTTACTTAAATATAAGTCTACAATGGCTCCTAAAGTAAGTAATTTGTTATTTTTAAGAGTGAGTCCGTTTACCAAATAATTTTCTTCACTAAATTGTTTAGTAGCAATAGAAATTAATTGATTGTTTTCTAAATAAACCTTAGCATTGGAAGTGTAAATACTTTCTTTATTTGAAAAAACTCCAGTTAAGCTAAAAAGAGACAAGTTTCCTAATGAAAAATCAAGAGGTGTTATTCCTTTGATTTGGTAGGAATTGATTACTTCATCAACATAAGACTTTCTAGCTAAGGTTACGAAAGATTTATTAGAGGCAGTTTTTATTTGAGAGTAAAAATCCTTTAGATTTAAATTAGAATAAGCTCTTTGTAAAACTTTAAAACTTTCCTCAACAGACTCTACAGTTTTTGTAAGAACCTGCTGGTTATTTATTACTAAGACAATATGTTGTTGTTTATTTTCTTTTAAAAAGTTAATAACCTCTTCTTGATTGTAAAAATCAGCCGTTTCTTTTATAACAAGCTCTTTATTCTTTTTTGTGAGCAAAAGCACATAAAAGACTTCTTTTCCGTTTTCAGTTATAGTATGTTCTACGGAACAGTATGTATTACCGTATAGTAGTCTTTCTTTCAGCATTAACGAATAATGGTTGGTTTAATTAATACTGATAGCTTTTTCTTAGAATCTATTCTAGTTTTTCTACTAAAAAACCATTTAATAATAGGGATTCTTGCTAAAAAAGGAACTCCTGAACCAGAATCATTTTTAACTTTTTCTTCTAGCCCGCCTAAAATAACAACATCCTGATCTTTTACTCTAATAATAGAAGTAAACTCTCTAGAGTCAATACCAGGAGGAGCTTCTTTATCTATTCGCTCTCCATTAAAGCTAGATTGTACTACGTTTATACTCATGGTTATTTGGTTGTCACCAGCCACCATTGGTTTTAAAGCTATGGATAAATCAGCGTTAATAGGAACATAATTTTTAACCTCTGTAGTTTGAGGGTTTTGTGAACCAATAATATCTCTTCTTGTTACTGCGTAGTATGATTGTCTTCCGTTAGATAATAGTGCTTGATGCCCATTTAAAGTAGATAGTTTAGGCGTAGAACGTATTTTTACATTTCCATTGGTTTCCATAGCTTTAATTTTAGCATAAAAATTAGGCACTACTTTTCCTACATTTAATGAACCAAAACCATTAAATCCTCCTATAATTTTATTAATAGTTTTTGCTCCAAGAGTTACATCTCCCGAAGGAAATAATTGACCACTATCTGTAACAGGCTTTTCACCTAACCCAAACTCTACTCCAGTATCAACAGTAGCTGATTTACTTACTTCTAATATCATAACTTCAATTAGAATAACGGGAACAGGTTTGTCTATTTTTTTAATAAATTCCTTGAACTTCTCTATTTTTTGGGTATCACCACTTACAATAAAACTATTATGTTCAATATCTGTCTTAACTTCTAATCCTTGAATTAATTCTTTAGGAAGAATATTTACTAAAGCTTCCGCTTTGCTATTGTAGTTTCCAAATGAACTAGAGTTACGTGTATTTATATTTTGTCTTTGAGAATTAAAAGCAGAACTACTACCAATACGTTGTTGACTAGGATTAGTTAAACTTTGATTGTTAAAACTAGTTGAGCTTCCTTGTCCAAAAAAAGTATTAGGAGAACTAAATTGCCCGCCTCTTGAGCCACCACCTGTAGGTGTAGACATAATTTCAATAGATCGATGTAATAAAGGAACAGTAACAATACTTCGTAACGAGCTTTGATCACTTTTACCTATAAAGTATAAATTGTTCTCCTTTTTAAAAGTATAAGCAGTATCTTCTAGAATTTTGGCTAATAATTTATCATAACTAATGTTTTTTGTTTTAATTGAAGCTTTTCCAATACCTGTAAGTGGAGTACTAGTAAAGATTCCTATGTTTAAATCATAACCAATGTCTTTAATAATAGCAGCAATATCTACATTTTCAAAATCAACTTCTACTATTTTATTAATGCTGTCAGTAACCTTGTAATAGAAATTTGAGTCTTTGTATCTTCTTCTAGGAGTTTGCTTTCCTCTGTTGTTAGTTCCCCTATTATTACTGCTACTTGCTGTTGTACCTAAATCCTCAAATAAATAATAATCATCTTTGGTTTTTGTAACCATTAAATTATTAGAAAAAGCTAATTTATCTAAGGCACTGGCAAAAGGTTTGTTTTGTATATACCCAGAAATCTTTTTAGTTCCTAAGCCAATGGCATACACTAAGTTTTTACCTGTAACATTGGTTATTTTTTTAAAAGCAACAGATAACGAATCGTTATTTAGCTCTAAAGAAATATGATCTGTACTTGAATCATAAGTAACAGGTATTTCTCTAGGTTTTGGTTTTTCTAACTCTGGTTTATATTTTTTTATAGATAAAATATTGCCTATAAAATCAATGGTTAAAGAATGTTCTTTACATAAATATAAAAGTACATTCTGAACAGAAGCATTAGAAAAATTATGGGATAAGACTAAACTTCTTAATTCAGGTTCAACACTTATGTTTACTTTATGTGTATTAGCAACAGATCGTACAAAAACTGGTAACTCAATATTGTTAACACTAAAGTCTACTTTTTGAGATAAGCCAGGTACAGTAGCTTGTAAGTTATTTAAAGTAGAACGTAATTGTTGAATTCTACTACTTTCTTGTTGTGCAAATACATGTGAGTAGCCAACAAATAATAAAACGATTAATGAAATAATAGTCTTTTTCAAGGGTTCATTTTTTATTAATAGTAAAAGGTAAAAATTTCTTTACATAGCATGTGCTGAAACTACGTTTTTTATTCTCCATCATATTCTATCTTTTATTTAATACTTTAATTTAAAACAATATTTCAACAATTGTTTTGTTAATAATTACTTACTATCTTAAAAGTTCTTCAAAACGCAAAAATAGTAACGCGTAACTATTAGTAATATTATCTTAATTTTATTCAAAAAATAAAATCAGGGTGTAAAAGTAAATATTTTTTTACTTTTGACACGATTTTAAATAAATTTTAATATGAAATCGAAACTACTTAAAAAGGTGAATGCTTACAACTTACAAGAGCTTTTAGTTGTATTGGTTATTATTGGTATTCTAATTTTAATAGCATTACCAACTTTGATGCCTCAAATAGCGAAAGCCAAAAGTTTAGAAGCTAAAATTCAGTTAAATCATTTATATGGTTTGCAAAAGAATTACTTTTATCTACATTCTAAGTATTCTAATGACTTTAACCAAATAGATTTTGTTCCGCCAAAAAACGTAAATAATGGAGGAACTGCTTATTATAGTTATGAAATTATTGAATCTTCCAATAATTCATTCAAGGCTAGAGCTACTGCGGTAAGTGACTTTGATGGTGATGGTACGTTTAATGTTTGGGAAGTAAACCAAGATAAAGAACTAAAAGAAGTTGTGAAAGATTAACAGTTTCTGTTTATATAATAGAAAAAATAAGGATGTTGTAAGTAGCATCCTTATTTTTTATCCGATAACTGTACTAAGTTTAAACATAGGAATATACATAGCAATAAGTATGGTAGCAACGATAATACCTAAAATTAAGATGATTAATGGTTCTAAAGCTGTACTTAACATTTTTGATTGATATTCAATGTCTTTATTGTACTGTTCTGTTAAACGACCAAAAATTATTTGATTTTGGTTAGTTTCTTCAGCTACTTTTACTAACGAAACCATTTTAGTATCAAAAACAGAATGCTTTTTAAGGCTTTCAGAAAGTGTTTTACCTACTAGTACATCATTTTCTACCTTTTTTAAGGCAGTTTGCAGCGGAAAAAAGTCAATCATTTTTTGAGTTAATTGAATTCCATTTAAAATAGGAACTTTAGCTCCTATTAATAAAGTTAACGCTTGAGTGAATTGAGCTATTTTAATTTTTCTTATAAATTCACCAACAAAAGGTAATCGTAAATAAATATTAGATGTTATTTTTTTATACCAAATTTTAGATTGAAATGTTTTTTTGAATACTAGAAAGCTTATAATTCCTAGGGCAGCAATCCAGTAATATTCTTTAAACATATTAGATAAACCTATAATTTTGGTGGTAATCCATGGTAACTCTACATTATTTTGTCTGAAAATATCCGCAAACATAGGTACAACAAACTGTAACATGAAAAATACAGCTAAAAAAGCTGTTGATAGAATGATGATAGGGTATGACAAAGCATTCATTACCATTCTTTTTTGTTCATTTCTCTTTTTGTAATAATTACTTAACTCTTCAATAACTTTATCAATAGTTCCTGTTTTTTCACCTATTTCTATAGAATAATATTCATAGGTTGAAAAATGTTTTTGCTCTTTTAATATTTCAGAAAAGTTTTTTCCAGCAATTAATTTTTCAATAATCGTTTTAATTAGTTTTTTATCAGCCTCTTTTTTTTGCTGTTGTACTATTAAGTCTAAAGCATCTTTAAGTTCTAAACCAGCTTGCAATAGTACATATAACTCTGTATAGAATGCTTCTTTCTTTTTATTAGAAAAAGAGCTCCCAAATAAATTGATTTCTTTCTTTAATAGAGCATCAATATCAAAACCTTCGTCTTTTTTATTTTCCTTATTGTTAATATTATCTAGCTGAAATCCCATGTAAACTTATTGATTAAGGTAAAAAGAGGCATCTTTATTGGTGTAAACAAACAACTCTTTGTTAGTATATGTTTTATCAAAAAACAATTTAATAGCATCTATTGTTTCTTTTTGAGTTTCTTTTCCGTTAAAGAAAAATACCTTTTCTTTTACAGCTACAAAAAAACTATCTTTATCTCGTAAAACTACATTGTCTAAAATAGTGTAGGGAACAGTATCATTTTGTTTAATTGCTACAAAAACCTCTTTTGTTTTTTGTTCAATTAGGTGTGCTTCGTTAAAATCTTTCCATAAAACTCTTTCTAAATGCTGAATATCTTGTTTGTACTCCAGGTTGGTTTGAATAAGTTTCATTTGCTTTTGCGTCATAGATAAAACCAAAAAAGCTATAGAAACTACAATGGTAGAAATTACCATAACCACTAAAACTTCTGATAAAGTAAATGCTTTAACTTTCTTCATTCTGCAATATTTTTCTTTTCAATGTTTTGTTTCTTGTTTTAAAAGTAACTTCAAATTCAATAAAACTTGCTGCCTGATTTTTTACCTCTCTAACATCAATAGACCATTGTTCATCATTTGTAATGTATGGTAATTTTAGTTGTTGATGTTTATATTGATAAACAAGTTCATTTATTTTTACCTGAATAGGTTGTGTATCTTTTGCAACTACATTTTGAAGCACATTGCTTAAGATTCCCATGGCAATACCAAAAACAGTAACAATAATAATAGTTGCTACAATAACCTCGTTTAAAGAAGATGCCTTTAGTTTTTTTAGTACAACCATTTTGCAACACTTTTAGTTTTTGGATTTAGGGCTAAACCTACATATTGTTTAGGTAAATCTTTTACATTAATACTTCCGTTATATATATGGTTTATATAAATGCTTCCAAACTGTCCTGTTAAAAAGTTTTTGGTAGTAACAGAACCAGTAACATTACCTAACAACTCAACATTTCCTTCAGAATAAATTTCACCAACAATAGTGGCTTCTTCACTTAATTTTATTTGAGGTTTATAACTCGTTTTTTCTTTGTCTTTTGTTAGGTAAACTATAGTGCCTTTAATTTCAGTATTTTTAGCAATAGTTATTTTATTCTCTTTTTTATCATCAACAGTACTGTATAAAGTAAGTGAACTTGGATAGTTTAATTTACAATTCTCCTCAATTATGATATTCTTAGAGGCAAAGGCTTGAAAGTTGCCTGTAACTCCTTTTAGAATTTCTATTTCAGGAGCAATTAAAATAATGTCATTTAATTTAGCCGAAGAATGTACTTTAATTTTTGTGTTAGACTGAATAATGATATTTCCTTTTAGATTTAAATATTGTAATAAAATGGTTCCACCTCCTTCATAAAGAAATGTAGGATCCTTAAAAGAACGAATAATAGTAGCTTCTTCTTCTAACTCAAATCTTTCTGAACTATTATTAGTATACGATGAGTTGTATATTTCTTTTATTTGGTTGAGATTATTAAGTTTAGGAAGTATACTATTACTTTTAAGTTCTCTACCAAAAATTAATGTTCTACCATAAAAAGAATTTCCAGCTATATTTCCACTTTTTACACCTTGTTTGGGCAAATAGGCATCTCCAATTATTTTGGTTTTTCCTACTAAGACTAATGGCGTGTTGTTGTCTTGGAGGTATATAGATTTTTCATTTTTAGTTTTCCATGCCATTAAAGCTACTTTCTGAAAGAAATCGTTATTAATTTTAGAGGTGATGGTAACAATATCAAACAAACCCCAAGCCTTTTTTTGGAGCGAAGTACTTTCTTTTGGATTGTTAGAAAACTGCTTGTTAATAGTTTCATTATAATTTATTGAATGAAACTTTAGATAATCAAAACCATTATTTACATTGTAAATAGCTTCTTTATAGGCGTCATGTTTTATAGATAATTGACGTTGCACGTACATAAAACTCATAAAAGCTAATAAGGTAATTGCAATAATTACCGATATGATGAGCACATATTGCAATGCTCCAGCTTTTAATTTGTTTAGTTTGAAGGACATTATTGCTTAAGAGGGATTATTTTCTTTTCACCTTTATAAATGATAGTTATTTCTTCAGGGGTTCCTGAAAGTAATTTAATATCATTACGTACACTGTTAGGTTTCATAAACTCTTGATTACTATTTATGGTAACTATGTATGATTTTGTATTACCACTTTCTACAATTCCATTGTAAATAATATTAGGAAAAATAACAGGCGTTGTATTTTTTTTCTTGGTAGTTGCTTTTCGTTTCTTTTTAGGTTGATTGGCTAGTTTTCCCAAAAAAGGATCCCTATTATGTTTTTGGACAGTATATAATTCCTTATTCATTTTTTTTATTGAAGAAGTTTTTTGAAAAACTGTTTCAGGAAGTTCTTCTTCTTCAGGATTTAAATGACTGTATATTTGATAACCTATAATACCCCAAACGGCTATTACCGCAATCATGAGTAAGTATGTTTTTTGTTGCTTTGTCATACTATTTTATGATATTAATAAAGAATACACTTCATCTATAGACGTAATACCTTGTTTAACTAGTTCAAGTGCATTCTTTTTTAACGTTTTAATGTTATTTTCTTCTAAGTAACTATCTACTTCTAATTCTTCTCTTTTTATAGCTTTAACAATAGGTTTGGTAACAGGAATAATTTCGTAAATAGCTTTTCTGCCTTTATAACCTGTTTGATAACAATGTTCACACCCTACGGCTACGTGGTGTGTATCTATATACTCTTGTAATTCTTGATAATCAAAAGCATCATCTGTTATTTTTTCTTCTACTTTACAATGATTACATAATTTTCTAACCAATCGTTGTGCAACACTTACATTTAATGTACTGGCAATTAAAAACGATGGAACCCCCATGTCAATTAATCTAGAAATGGTTCCCCAAGCCGAATTGGTGTGGATGGTAGACAAAACCAAATGCCCAGTTAAAGCAGCTCTAATGGCCATGTTTGCAGTTGCTACATCTCTAATTTCTCCAACCATAATAACATCAGGATCTTGACGTAAAAAGGTGCGTAATGTACTAGCAAAGTCTAAACCAATGTTTTCTTTTAATTGAACCTGATTAACACCTTCTAAGGTATATTCAATCGGATCTTCAATAGTTAAAATATTAGTGTCCTCGTTATTTAATTGTTTAAGTGTAGCATATAATGTAGTAGTTTTACCAGAACCAGTAGGACCAGAAATTAAAATAATTCCATTAGGTTTTTTTATGGCTCTTTTGTAACTTTTGATTTCTTCCTCAGTAAAACCTAATTTACTTAATTGAATACCCGCATTATTCTTTGATAAAATACGAAGAACTAGTTTTTCACCATGCAGAGTAGGCAACGAAGATACTCTGATGTCGAAATCTTCATATTCAGTACTTACATTAATACGTCCATCTTGAGGTAAACGTTTTTCTGAAATATCCATACCGCCCATAATTTTCAGTCGGTTTACAATTTTAGGATACTCATCAAAAGGAATAATATATTGTTCAATTAACTTCCCGTCAATTCTAAAGCGAACTCTTTTTTGCTTTTCAAAAGCTTCAAAGTGAATATCACTACTCCCTATTTCTTTAGCTTCATGAATCATATTCAATAGAAAGTCATCAGAATATTGTAATGTAGAGCTTGTTTTGGTATCTCTTTTTCGGTAATTTTTTTGTAAGTAGTTATTAATAGTACCACTTAATTCATGTTGTAAAAAAACAGCTTTTCCTAAAACAATTTGTAATTCATTTTGTAAATCTTCAATATTTTCTGAATCAGTAATGAAAGTATAAGAGTTATTTTCTTCTTTGACAGGAATAATACGATAATCGTATGCTAAATCTGAAGAGATTAATTGTAAAACTTCAGTAGGTAAATCAAAATTATTCTCTTTCATTATAGAGCGTATAGATTAACAAAATTAAAGGTCAAATTTATAAATAAAATGATAAACAAAAACAGTGCTTGAAGCCCAGCCAAAGGAGCGACTTTCTGTTGTAAGTTAGGTTTTACTATTAAAAATAGGAGTAATGAAAACACTAAGGATAATGAAAGTAAAATTAAAAAAGAGGTTATAGGAAAGCTTACAGCTAAAGTAATAAAAAACAAAACATCACCTAAACCAATACCCTCATTAATCTTTTTTTTCATTTTAAACTTACTATAAAGATGCAGTATACCTATTATTATAAGTATAAAACCAATATTGGTACTAACATTAAGTATAAATACGCTTGGTAGTGTATTTAGATAGTAAATAGTACCTCCAAGTACTATGGTAGTAATTAAAACCCAAGCACTCACTTTTCTTTCTTTAGAATCTTGATAAAAAATAATTAGTAATAAAATTAAGTATATATATATCAACTTTTTATTTGCAAAATTACTATAGTTTGTTCTTTAAATCAAAAAGAAAACATAATTAAAACAGTATTAATGTTAAATTATTTTAAAGTAATGTTTATTATTATTTATGTGTAAATGGTTTTTAGTATTTAGGTGTTAGTGTTATTTATTTGATTTTGAGAATATTATATTAGTAATGGGTAAGATTAACAAAATGTTAATGTACAGATTATTATAACTTTAACCAAACTTTAAAATCCTTCTAACCATGTTAAAATCAAAACCTAAACTTTATGGTTTTTTGGTTGCTACATTAATTGTATGCAGTTGCCAAAAAAATGAAACCGAAACTTCAGAACAACTAACAGCTGAAGCGCAAAAAACGTTCAACTATTTAACTAAAGTTGAGAATTACAGTCCTGATTTACTTAAAGTAGATTACAAAACCAAGTCGTTTATTTACGATAATGATGCGGCATTGGCTTTTGGTATTGAAAAGAATGTTCCTCCAAAAATTAAAGGTAATGATTCCGCTCAACGGAATCAATGGATGGGTAATTCTGGTGTGTTATATGTAAACTCTAGAAATATAACTTATTATCTAGAGAATAATTTTCCAAATCAATACTCAAATGCCTTTGCGTGGGCAGCATATCATTGGAGTAGGGTGAGTCCTAATATTAACTTTAGGAGAACTAACAATAGAAATACTGCGAGAGTACTGGTGAGTTCTTATTACAATGCTAGTGATAGAGCTTGGGCAAGAGCACAATTACCTAGAAGAGATGGCTACACGGGGACTTGGGTAAGTATTAATACAGCCAATGCATTGAATACTACTAATGAAACTACAAAAATGACATTAATGATTCATGAACTGGGACATATTCTTGGATTTGAACATTCTGATCAGACTAGAGGTAACTTAATTCCAGGAACATACGGGCCAAGTTACCATGCGTCCAATAATTGTGGTTCAATCATGAAGTCTTCAGTATATAATTGTAATTGGAGATCTGGTAGCACAGCTACAGGTTGGACTAGAGATGATAGAACATCAATAAGATGGGCATATAAATAAACTAGAAGTTTAATTACTACTATTTATTACTAATTTAAATTAAGAAAGGCTACTTATAAATCCTATAAGTAGTCTTTTATTTATAGTAAGCTTTCAATAACTCTTTTTAAATTATCAATGTCTAAACCACATTCTTTTTGTAATTCCTCCACAGTTCCGTGTTCTATAAAATTATCGGGTATTCCTAACACTTTGATAGTTCCAGTATAATTTTGTTGAGCAGCTACTTCTAGTATTGCACTTCCAAAACCTCCTTTTACGGAATTATCTTCTACAGTTATTATTTTAGAGTGCTTTTGAAAGATGTTTTTTAGAAGTTTTTGGTCTAACGGTTTCACAAAGCGCATATCATAGTGAGCTATTAAATCATTATTGGTTATGGTTTCAATGATTTCAGAAATAGTTTTAGCTACAGTTCCGATTGTTAGTATGGCTAATTCAGTTCCTTCTTTTATGCACACTCCTTTACCTAACGGAATTTTTTTAAAAGGTAATTCCCAATTCTGAATATTCCCTCTTCCTCTTGGGTATCGTATAGCAATAGGTTGTTTTATTCCTAATTGAACAGTGTATAAAATATTTCGTAGTTCAATTTCATTTCTGGGAGCAAAGATGGTTAAGTTTGGAATACATCTTAAATAAGCTAAATCAAAAACACCATGATGTGTTGCTCCATCTTGCCCTACTAATCCAGCTCTATCTAAACAGAAAATAACAGGTAGTTTTTGTAGAGCGACATCATGTATTATTTGGTCATACGCTCGTTGTAAAAAAGTAGAATAAATATTACAATAGGGAATTAAACCTTCAGAAGCCATACCAGCAGCTAAGGTTACAGCATGTTGTTCAGCAATACCTACATCAAAAGTTCTTTCAGGATAACTTTCTAGTAAAAACTTTAAAGAACTTCCAGTTAACATAGCAGGTGTAATACCTACTATTTTCGTATTAGAACTGGCCAATTCTACAATAGTTTTCCCAAAAACATCTTGAAACTTAGTGAATTTGTTTTCTTGTTTAGGTAGTACATTTCCAGATATTTTGTCAAATTTTCCAGGTGCATGATATTTTACTTGATTTTCTTCTGCTTGTTTTAATCCTTTGCCCTTAGTAGTAATTACATGAAGAAATTTAGGACCGTTGATGTTTTTTAGTCGATCTAATTCTCTTAATAGTTCTTCCAAATTATGTCCATCTATTGGCC encodes the following:
- the dxs gene encoding 1-deoxy-D-xylulose-5-phosphate synthase, with translation MSEKLLHTIQYPSDLRKLSVDNLPIIAKELREFIIDIVATKEGHLGASLGVVELTIALHYAFNTPDDLLVWDVGHQAYGHKILTGRRGVFHTNRQLNGISGFPKRDESEYDTFGVGHSSTSISAALGMAIASKLQGKNKHHIAVIGDASIASGMAFEALNHAGDTNANLLVVLNDNAIGIDPSVGALKHYLTRIKSTRNDVEQHNIFEALNFDYSGPIDGHNLEELLRELDRLKNINGPKFLHVITTKGKGLKQAEENQVKYHAPGKFDKISGNVLPKQENKFTKFQDVFGKTIVELASSNTKIVGITPAMLTGSSLKFLLESYPERTFDVGIAEQHAVTLAAGMASEGLIPYCNIYSTFLQRAYDQIIHDVALQKLPVIFCLDRAGLVGQDGATHHGVFDLAYLRCIPNLTIFAPRNEIELRNILYTVQLGIKQPIAIRYPRGRGNIQNWELPFKKIPLGKGVCIKEGTELAILTIGTVAKTISEIIETITNNDLIAHYDMRFVKPLDQKLLKNIFQKHSKIITVEDNSVKGGFGSAILEVAAQQNYTGTIKVLGIPDNFIEHGTVEELQKECGLDIDNLKRVIESLL